A genome region from Nocardia sp. NBC_00565 includes the following:
- a CDS encoding TetR/AcrR family transcriptional regulator, whose amino-acid sequence MVTPHEPKQDRSRATRQRLLGATIDCLAEKGWAAATVAVVAERAGVSRGAAQHHFPTREDLITAALEYMFDSRTQQAKAEAGTVAALAGGLGRTEAVVAGLVESYTGPLFKAALQVWTHAAADPALRERIVPLEAKFGRISHRRAVEALGVDDTDPVTHHLVQATLDMARGLGLADVLTDDSARRKQIVAQWAATLHAALHAPR is encoded by the coding sequence ATGGTGACACCCCACGAACCCAAGCAGGACCGCAGCCGAGCCACCCGGCAGCGCCTGCTCGGGGCGACCATCGACTGCCTGGCCGAAAAGGGCTGGGCGGCAGCCACGGTCGCGGTTGTCGCGGAACGGGCCGGGGTGTCGCGCGGTGCGGCCCAGCACCACTTTCCGACCAGGGAAGACTTGATCACCGCCGCACTCGAGTACATGTTCGACAGCCGCACCCAGCAGGCCAAGGCCGAGGCGGGCACGGTCGCCGCACTGGCCGGCGGGCTCGGCCGCACCGAGGCCGTGGTGGCGGGCCTGGTCGAGTCCTACACCGGCCCGCTGTTCAAGGCGGCGCTGCAGGTGTGGACGCACGCGGCGGCCGATCCGGCGCTGCGCGAGCGAATCGTCCCGCTGGAAGCCAAGTTCGGCCGGATCTCGCATCGGCGCGCGGTGGAGGCGCTCGGCGTCGACGACACCGATCCGGTCACCCACCACCTCGTCCAGGCCACTCTCGATATGGCCCGCGGGCTCGGGCTGGCCGACGTCCTCACTGATGACTCGGCGCGCCGCAAACAGATCGTCGCGCAGTGGGCGGCCACGCTGCACGCCGCCCTGCACGCCCCACGCTGA
- a CDS encoding enoyl-CoA hydratase family protein, translated as MTGGGPATGGPETSTAPYVRYEVSNGFATLTLDSPHNRNALSSRLVAELLHGLDDAAADPSVRGIVLAHTGNTFCAGADLSEASTADPAVAADERTRVMIGVLRRLVETPKPVIARIEGNVRAGGMGIVAGCDIVVAGPGSSFALTEVRIGLAPFMISLTLLPRLDPRAASRYYLTGEKFGADVAAQIGLVTVTADDPAAEVARLCAELRKGSPQGLAEAKRLVNAAILAEFDSSAEELATRSASFFGTPEVHEGMLAFLQRRPPSWAQ; from the coding sequence ATGACGGGTGGTGGCCCGGCGACGGGTGGGCCCGAGACATCCACCGCGCCATACGTGCGTTACGAGGTCAGCAATGGTTTCGCGACGCTCACCCTCGATTCGCCGCACAACCGCAACGCGCTGTCCTCGCGGCTGGTCGCCGAACTGCTCCATGGCCTCGACGATGCCGCCGCCGACCCGTCGGTGCGCGGCATCGTGCTCGCGCATACCGGCAATACCTTCTGCGCGGGCGCGGATCTCAGTGAAGCCAGCACTGCCGATCCGGCGGTGGCCGCCGACGAACGCACCCGCGTGATGATCGGTGTGCTGCGCCGACTCGTCGAGACGCCGAAGCCGGTGATCGCCCGGATCGAGGGCAATGTGCGCGCGGGCGGCATGGGCATCGTCGCGGGCTGTGACATCGTCGTCGCCGGCCCCGGCAGCAGTTTCGCGCTCACCGAGGTGCGAATCGGGTTGGCGCCCTTCATGATTTCGCTGACCCTGCTACCGCGGCTCGATCCGCGTGCCGCCAGCCGCTACTACCTGACCGGCGAGAAGTTCGGCGCGGACGTCGCCGCGCAAATCGGTCTGGTCACCGTCACCGCCGACGATCCGGCGGCCGAGGTGGCCCGGCTGTGCGCGGAACTGCGCAAGGGCTCCCCGCAGGGTCTGGCGGAGGCCAAGCGACTGGTCAACGCGGCCATCCTGGCCGAGTTCGACAGCTCCGCCGAGGAACTCGCGACTCGCTCGGCGAGTTTCTTCGGCACCCCAGAGGTGCACGAGGGCATGCTGGCCTTCCTGCAACGCCGTCCGCCGAGCTGGGCACAATAG